Proteins encoded in a region of the Candidatus Cloacimonas sp. genome:
- the mce gene encoding methylmalonyl-CoA epimerase — MIKQLSHIGIAVKDLEAGISFYESIGLKLEGIEEVPSQKVKVAFLPCGECRIELLCPTSEDSPIAKFIEKKGEGIQHIAFAVDDLPTALQDTKDAGINLIDNEPRPGAHHSDIAFLHPKSALGVLIEFCQEHKKD; from the coding sequence ATGATTAAACAGCTCAGTCATATTGGCATAGCAGTTAAAGACCTGGAGGCAGGAATTAGCTTTTATGAAAGCATTGGTTTAAAATTGGAAGGCATAGAAGAAGTTCCTTCTCAGAAAGTAAAAGTCGCTTTTCTTCCTTGTGGAGAATGTAGAATCGAACTTCTCTGTCCCACTTCAGAAGATAGCCCCATAGCTAAATTTATCGAAAAAAAGGGAGAAGGAATTCAGCATATAGCTTTTGCAGTAGATGATCTTCCCACTGCTTTGCAAGACACTAAAGATGCAGGCATAAACTTAATTGATAATGAGCCGCGTCCGGGAGCTCATCATTCTGACATTGCCTTTTTGCATCCAAAATCTGCCTTGGGAGTTTTGATAGAATTTTGCCAAGAGCATAAAAAAGATTAG
- a CDS encoding 2-oxoacid:acceptor oxidoreductase family protein yields MADTYEVRLSGSGGQGLILAGIILAKAAVLENKKVTQTQSYGPESRGGYSHADVIISDKEIYFPEATSINCLMALTQDACDKFLFDLSENGILIIDTTFVKNLALAAENTFEVPFTEIAQEKLGSPISTNIMALSFLVKVTGIVKESSLKKAIEDSVKPAFVDLNLKAMQIGFDLAKK; encoded by the coding sequence ACAAGGGCTCATTTTGGCAGGAATCATTTTAGCCAAAGCGGCAGTTCTGGAAAATAAAAAAGTTACCCAAACCCAAAGTTATGGTCCTGAATCACGCGGGGGCTATTCTCATGCCGATGTCATCATCAGCGACAAGGAAATATATTTCCCGGAAGCAACCAGTATTAATTGTTTGATGGCTCTAACTCAAGACGCCTGCGATAAATTTCTGTTTGATTTAAGTGAAAACGGAATTTTAATCATTGATACCACTTTCGTGAAAAACCTTGCTTTGGCAGCTGAAAATACTTTCGAGGTTCCCTTCACGGAAATTGCTCAGGAAAAATTAGGAAGCCCCATTTCCACTAACATTATGGCGCTTTCCTTCTTGGTAAAAGTAACGGGAATCGTAAAAGAAAGTTCTTTAAAAAAAGCAATAGAAGATTCGGTCAAACCCGCTTTTGTGGATCTAAACTTGAAAGCTATGCAAATTGGCTTTGACCTGGCAAAAAAATAA